From a region of the Streptomyces sp. NBC_00193 genome:
- a CDS encoding YhjD/YihY/BrkB family envelope integrity protein: MRWKSRLEGLRSGAELRFPFLSELTSRLLAANLLDSGTRLAAQAFLGSVPLLFAFSAFAPAGVRDQLRDSLRAMFGLSGAPDQELQKVLYGADDDGLRETTGIVGVLVTLVSATSLSRAMARVCERAWLLPKAGTRIAAWRWVVWLLVMVLVLVLQGPIRNGFGAGPLVGTPLFFLVSTGVWLWTQHLLLANRVSWSALLPGALLAGAATSVLGLTARVYIPPALDRAMGEYGSLGLVLVVLSWLIAVCASVAFAVTIGAVLAEEPPLNRYVRTPGSGPPPASPGRPNPGRPGDPVGRG, encoded by the coding sequence ATGCGGTGGAAGAGCCGGCTGGAAGGCCTGCGTTCCGGTGCGGAGCTGCGCTTCCCCTTCCTCTCCGAGCTCACGAGCAGGCTGCTGGCCGCGAACCTCCTGGATTCGGGGACCCGCCTCGCGGCCCAGGCCTTCCTGGGCTCGGTGCCCCTGCTCTTCGCCTTCTCGGCCTTCGCCCCGGCGGGCGTGCGCGACCAGCTCCGCGATTCCCTGCGCGCCATGTTCGGGCTCAGCGGCGCACCCGACCAGGAGCTGCAAAAGGTCCTGTACGGGGCGGACGACGACGGCCTGCGGGAGACCACCGGCATCGTCGGCGTGCTGGTCACACTGGTGTCGGCCACCAGCCTGAGCCGGGCGATGGCCCGGGTCTGCGAGCGTGCCTGGCTGCTGCCCAAGGCCGGGACCCGGATCGCGGCCTGGCGCTGGGTGGTGTGGCTCCTGGTGATGGTGCTCGTACTCGTGCTGCAGGGCCCGATCCGCAACGGCTTCGGTGCCGGCCCCCTCGTCGGAACACCGCTCTTCTTCCTGGTGAGCACGGGCGTCTGGCTGTGGACGCAGCACCTCCTGCTCGCCAACCGCGTCAGCTGGTCGGCGCTGCTGCCCGGCGCCCTGCTGGCGGGGGCCGCCACCAGCGTGCTCGGGCTGACGGCGCGCGTCTACATCCCGCCGGCGCTCGACAGGGCCATGGGGGAATACGGCTCCCTCGGCCTCGTGCTCGTCGTGCTCTCGTGGCTGATCGCCGTATGCGCCTCGGTCGCCTTCGCGGTGACGATCGGCGCGGTACTGGCGGAGGAGCCGCCCCTGAACAGGTACGTGAGAACGCCCGGCAGCGGGCCGCCCCCCGCATCCCCCGGACGGCCCAACCCCGGTCGCCCGGGGGACCCCGTCGGTCGAGGCTGA
- a CDS encoding LPXTG cell wall anchor domain-containing protein has translation MSDEGSAAQELAELRARIATLEAERLSRPPRHRAKSFLAALLIVLGCVLAPLGIVAAWAADEVGDTDRYVATVAPLASDPAVQDAVANRVTDALMTRIDLASLLSDAAPEERPLLEKALGKLGDSLDGAVRSFVHDKARAVAASDAFATLWTEANRKIHASVDKALTGSGGGAVSLEGDTVTLDLGPVVDLVKQRLVDEGMQAAGRIPEIHTDFTLVRSDEIGKVKTYVRLLQITGNWLPVLAVLLVAGGVLLSRRRRRALVAGALGVAAATALLGIGLRVFRVVYLDALPAGVSPEAAGAVYDTLTHLIHTMIRMVVALGLVLALSAWLTGPGRRAGLVRGLWTSGIGAARSTADRAGLRTGPVGPFVRRHRSRIVWALVAAALAAYVLWSYPTGWVVVGLALALLFALAVVEFLGAEASGGTPPPERAAPTS, from the coding sequence GTGTCGGACGAAGGATCGGCCGCTCAGGAGCTCGCGGAACTCCGCGCCCGTATCGCGACGCTCGAAGCGGAACGGCTGTCGCGGCCGCCCCGGCACCGCGCGAAGTCCTTCCTGGCCGCCCTGCTGATCGTCCTCGGCTGTGTGCTCGCGCCCCTCGGAATCGTCGCGGCCTGGGCGGCGGACGAGGTGGGCGACACCGACCGCTACGTGGCGACCGTCGCCCCGCTGGCCTCGGACCCGGCCGTCCAGGACGCCGTCGCCAACAGGGTCACCGACGCCCTCATGACCCGTATCGACCTGGCCTCCCTGCTGTCCGACGCGGCGCCGGAGGAACGGCCGCTCCTGGAGAAGGCGCTGGGGAAGCTGGGGGACTCCCTCGACGGGGCGGTCCGCAGCTTCGTGCACGACAAGGCGCGGGCGGTCGCCGCCTCGGACGCCTTCGCCACCCTCTGGACCGAGGCCAACCGCAAGATCCACGCCTCCGTGGACAAGGCGCTCACCGGAAGCGGCGGCGGCGCGGTGAGCCTGGAGGGCGACACGGTCACGCTCGACCTCGGTCCCGTCGTCGACCTCGTGAAACAGCGTCTCGTGGACGAGGGCATGCAGGCCGCCGGGCGCATCCCGGAGATCCACACCGACTTCACACTCGTCCGCTCCGACGAGATCGGCAAGGTCAAGACCTACGTCCGGCTCCTGCAGATCACCGGGAACTGGCTGCCCGTCCTCGCCGTACTCCTGGTGGCCGGCGGCGTCCTGCTCTCGCGGCGACGGCGCCGGGCCCTGGTCGCGGGGGCCCTGGGCGTGGCCGCCGCCACCGCGCTGCTCGGCATCGGGCTCCGGGTCTTCCGCGTGGTCTACCTCGACGCGCTGCCCGCGGGGGTCTCCCCGGAAGCCGCCGGAGCCGTCTACGACACCCTGACCCACCTGATCCACACCATGATCAGGATGGTCGTGGCCCTGGGCCTCGTCCTCGCCCTGTCCGCCTGGCTCACCGGCCCCGGCCGCCGCGCCGGCCTGGTCCGGGGCCTGTGGACCTCGGGCATCGGCGCGGCGCGCTCCACCGCCGACCGCGCCGGCCTGCGCACGGGCCCGGTGGGGCCGTTCGTCCGACGCCACCGCTCCCGGATCGTCTGGGCCCTGGTCGCGGCAGCACTCGCCGCCTACGTCCTCTGGTCCTACCCCACCGGCTGGGTGGTCGTCGGCCTGGCCCTCGCCCTGCTCTTCGCCCTGGCGGTGGTGGAGTTCCTGGGCGCGGAAGCCTCCGGCGGGACGCCGCCACCGGAGCGGGCCGCCCCCACTTCCTAG
- a CDS encoding serine hydrolase, whose amino-acid sequence MVPVGAGAGYAVDVPTPPAASSPAVSDEFPQLTPAVARQLDDAIRKVMDEAEIPGVQVALSAPGKGTYVRAFGVADKATGAPMTDSLNMRIGSETKTFTVTAMLKLVDEGKIGLDDPIGKYVDGVPNGDRITLRELAGMRSGLFNYSADDDFFKALTSDPRKPFTPQELLAYSFKHPVLFEPNAKFYYCNTNLILIGLVVEKISGQTLADYITEEVVEPAGLKHTLFPTGAEFPTPHAQGYTDQTASGKTEDAADWNPSWGWAAGAMISDLTDLRQWAKVLATGELLTPATQAERLDVVPALPGTGYGLGIFNVQGWIGHNGSLPGYQSLTVYNPEQSGATLVVLLNTDISYKGEEPSTLFGEAITKIVTPQHVYTLPAQPVTGKD is encoded by the coding sequence ATGGTGCCCGTGGGGGCCGGTGCCGGGTACGCAGTGGACGTGCCGACACCACCGGCGGCGAGCAGTCCGGCCGTATCCGATGAGTTTCCGCAGCTCACCCCCGCCGTGGCGCGGCAGTTGGACGACGCCATCCGGAAGGTGATGGACGAGGCCGAGATCCCCGGGGTCCAAGTGGCCCTGTCCGCGCCGGGCAAGGGAACCTACGTACGGGCCTTCGGCGTGGCCGACAAGGCCACCGGTGCGCCCATGACCGACAGCCTCAACATGAGGATCGGCAGCGAGACCAAGACCTTCACCGTGACCGCGATGCTGAAGCTGGTGGACGAGGGCAAGATCGGGCTGGACGACCCCATAGGCAAGTACGTCGACGGCGTGCCCAACGGCGACCGGATCACGCTCCGCGAGCTGGCGGGCATGCGCAGCGGACTGTTCAACTACTCGGCCGACGACGACTTCTTCAAGGCGCTGACCAGCGATCCCCGGAAACCCTTCACCCCGCAGGAGCTGCTCGCCTACTCCTTCAAGCACCCGGTGCTCTTCGAGCCGAACGCGAAGTTCTACTACTGCAACACCAACCTGATCCTGATCGGGCTCGTCGTGGAGAAGATCAGCGGGCAGACGCTCGCCGACTACATCACCGAGGAGGTCGTCGAGCCCGCCGGGCTGAAGCACACCCTCTTCCCGACCGGCGCCGAGTTCCCGACCCCGCACGCGCAGGGCTACACGGACCAGACGGCCTCGGGGAAGACCGAGGACGCGGCCGACTGGAACCCCTCCTGGGGCTGGGCCGCCGGAGCGATGATCTCCGACCTCACGGACCTGCGGCAGTGGGCCAAGGTGCTGGCCACCGGTGAACTGCTCACCCCCGCCACCCAGGCCGAGCGCCTCGATGTCGTACCGGCCCTGCCGGGCACCGGCTACGGACTGGGCATCTTCAACGTCCAGGGGTGGATCGGGCACAACGGCTCGCTGCCCGGCTACCAGTCGCTGACCGTCTACAACCCGGAGCAGTCCGGTGCCACCCTGGTCGTGCTGCTCAACACCGACATCTCCTACAAGGGCGAGGAGCCGAGCACGCTGTTCGGCGAGGCGATCACCAAGATCGTGACCCCGCAGCACGTCTACACGCTGCCGGCCCAGCCCGTCACGGGGAAGGACTGA
- a CDS encoding TetR/AcrR family transcriptional regulator C-terminal domain-containing protein encodes MSTGTGAGTGTNGTGTNAKKLEKRIAIASASCGVFGREGYARASVDALAAAAGVSTRTLYNHFPGGKAMLFATVVTWTSGQVRDAQIAQIEAVLNPERPPRPEDLERDLVAFAHRVIGLMTDYADHFALVRHIHAEADHVPPEVLEAWTNAGPGPVSRALADAMAGLDAAGLIDVRGDAMLAGAHFMALTSHSIVMLSHYGVLPLPKDRTDHLIAGGVAAFLRAYRVG; translated from the coding sequence ATGAGCACCGGCACCGGCGCGGGCACCGGCACCAATGGCACCGGCACCAATGCCAAGAAGCTGGAGAAGCGGATCGCCATCGCGAGCGCGTCCTGCGGGGTCTTCGGCCGCGAGGGGTACGCCCGCGCCTCGGTCGACGCGCTCGCCGCCGCGGCCGGCGTCTCGACCCGCACGCTCTACAACCACTTCCCGGGCGGCAAGGCGATGCTCTTCGCCACCGTCGTCACCTGGACCTCGGGGCAGGTCCGCGACGCCCAGATCGCCCAGATCGAAGCCGTCCTGAACCCCGAACGCCCGCCCCGCCCCGAGGACCTGGAGCGGGACCTCGTCGCCTTCGCCCACCGGGTCATCGGGCTCATGACCGACTACGCCGACCACTTCGCGCTGGTCCGCCACATCCACGCCGAAGCCGACCACGTGCCCCCGGAGGTCCTCGAAGCCTGGACGAACGCCGGACCCGGCCCGGTGTCCCGCGCCCTCGCGGACGCGATGGCGGGCCTCGACGCCGCCGGGCTGATCGACGTACGCGGCGACGCGATGCTGGCGGGCGCCCACTTCATGGCGCTGACCTCCCACTCCATCGTGATGCTCTCGCACTACGGGGTCCTGCCCCTCCCCAAGGACCGGACCGACCACCTGATCGCAGGCGGCGTCGCCGCCTTCCTCCGCGCCTACCGGGTGGGCTGA
- a CDS encoding NADPH-dependent FMN reductase: MSVATSAATAATAPTAPQPEAPLRVAVILGSVREGRHGPAVADWFLGAAGAVGGLDLDLIDLADVDLPLAMPGWGGSPSPQAAAALAEVSPRLAAAEAFVIVTPEYNHSFPAVLKNLIDWHREEWQAKPAGFVSYGGLGGGLRAVEQLRLVFAELHTVTVRDSVSLHGPWSGLDPDGVPRDTAVAEGAVKGMLGQLAWWGRALRAARASHPYQG, encoded by the coding sequence ATGTCCGTCGCCACTTCCGCTGCCACCGCTGCCACCGCTCCCACCGCTCCCCAGCCGGAAGCGCCGCTGCGCGTCGCCGTCATCCTCGGCAGCGTCCGCGAAGGCCGTCACGGCCCCGCCGTCGCCGACTGGTTCCTCGGCGCCGCGGGCGCCGTCGGCGGCCTGGACCTCGACCTCATCGACCTCGCCGACGTCGACCTGCCGCTGGCCATGCCCGGCTGGGGCGGTTCGCCGAGCCCGCAGGCGGCCGCCGCCCTCGCGGAGGTCAGCCCGCGGCTGGCCGCCGCCGAGGCCTTCGTCATCGTCACCCCCGAGTACAACCACAGCTTCCCGGCCGTACTGAAGAACCTCATCGACTGGCACCGCGAGGAATGGCAGGCCAAGCCGGCCGGCTTCGTCTCCTACGGCGGCCTCGGCGGCGGCCTGCGCGCCGTCGAGCAGCTCCGGCTGGTCTTCGCCGAGCTGCACACCGTGACCGTGCGCGACTCCGTCAGCCTGCACGGGCCCTGGTCCGGGCTCGACCCCGACGGCGTTCCGCGCGACACCGCCGTGGCCGAGGGCGCGGTCAAGGGCATGCTCGGCCAGCTGGCCTGGTGGGGACGCGCGCTGCGCGCCGCCCGCGCGAGCCACCCGTACCAGGGCTGA
- a CDS encoding DHA2 family efflux MFS transporter permease subunit, translating to MRTTRDPDGPERAATPTDLATTTDSPEPAPAPTPTSAGLLRRTAGVVIVGSVMSVLDMTIVNVALHRLSEAFHAPLATIQWAASAYTLALAAVIPASAWAMGRFGAKRTYLGALTLFSLGSLLAACAWSAGSLIAFRAVQGLGGGLLMPVGMAMVMRTADPARLGRVMALLGLPIIVGPVAGPVLGGWLVDSASWQWIFLVNLPVGAVALFLAAKLLRSDAPGSSASPPRLDVPGLLMLSPGLALLLYGLARGGEGGTFTAPGALLPTLAGAALVAAFARRSMTAREPLLDLTLLRDRTFRAGIVTLTLFTCGYFGSMLLGPMYWQQGRGMTATAAGLLGAPAGLTVGLVMQIASRRVDKVSPRRLIRTGIAVGALGMALTALQAGSADAAPWRFVTASIVMGIGAGMVMMPTMTTASRDLPRARMTAASTLLSINSQIGASVGTALLSVTLTGTGTTPTGFRTTYAIAALLFTLALIPTSHLPTRRP from the coding sequence ATGCGTACGACCCGGGATCCCGACGGGCCCGAACGGGCGGCGACACCCACGGACCTCGCGACCACCACCGATTCCCCCGAACCCGCACCCGCACCCACACCCACATCTGCGGGCCTGCTGCGGCGCACCGCGGGCGTCGTCATCGTCGGCTCGGTCATGTCGGTGCTCGACATGACGATCGTCAACGTCGCCCTGCACCGCCTCTCCGAGGCCTTCCACGCCCCCCTGGCGACCATCCAGTGGGCCGCCAGCGCGTACACGCTCGCGCTCGCCGCCGTCATCCCGGCCTCGGCCTGGGCGATGGGCCGCTTCGGCGCCAAGCGCACCTACCTGGGCGCCCTCACCCTGTTCTCGCTCGGATCGCTGCTCGCCGCGTGCGCCTGGAGCGCCGGGAGCCTGATCGCCTTCCGCGCGGTCCAGGGCCTCGGCGGCGGGCTGCTCATGCCCGTCGGCATGGCCATGGTGATGCGCACGGCGGACCCGGCCCGGCTCGGGCGGGTGATGGCCCTGCTCGGACTGCCCATCATCGTCGGGCCGGTGGCCGGTCCGGTACTGGGCGGCTGGCTGGTCGACTCGGCGTCCTGGCAGTGGATCTTCCTGGTCAACCTGCCCGTCGGGGCGGTCGCCCTGTTCCTCGCCGCGAAACTGCTGCGCTCCGACGCACCGGGCTCCTCGGCCTCCCCGCCCCGGCTGGACGTACCCGGCCTGCTGATGCTCTCCCCGGGCCTCGCCCTGCTCCTCTACGGCCTGGCCCGCGGCGGGGAAGGCGGCACCTTCACCGCGCCCGGCGCCCTGCTCCCCACCCTGGCCGGCGCCGCGCTCGTGGCCGCCTTCGCCCGCCGGTCCATGACCGCCCGCGAACCCCTCCTCGACCTGACGCTCCTGCGCGACCGCACCTTCCGGGCGGGCATCGTCACGCTCACCCTCTTCACCTGCGGCTACTTCGGATCCATGCTGCTCGGACCGATGTACTGGCAGCAGGGCCGCGGCATGACCGCGACGGCGGCCGGGCTGCTGGGCGCACCGGCCGGACTCACCGTCGGGCTGGTCATGCAGATCGCCTCGCGCCGCGTGGACAAGGTCTCCCCGCGCCGGCTGATCCGGACCGGTATCGCGGTGGGCGCCCTGGGCATGGCCCTGACCGCGCTCCAGGCCGGCTCCGCGGATGCGGCGCCCTGGCGGTTCGTCACCGCTTCGATCGTCATGGGCATCGGCGCCGGGATGGTCATGATGCCGACGATGACCACGGCGAGCCGCGACCTGCCGAGGGCCCGCATGACGGCGGCGAGCACCCTCCTCAGCATCAACTCCCAGATCGGCGCCTCGGTCGGCACCGCCCTCCTCTCGGTCACCCTGACCGGAACGGGCACGACCCCAACAGGCTTCCGCACCACCTACGCCATCGCGGCCCTCCTCTTCACCCTGGCCCTGATCCCGACATCCCACCTCCCCACCCGCCGCCCCTGA
- a CDS encoding cobalamin B12-binding domain-containing protein, with amino-acid sequence MRVLISSVSSDSHTWNLVYLQLLLEELGHQTVNLGACVPESLLVQEVLSERPDLVVISSVNGHGHQQGGSYVRAVHQHLPGLPVVIGGKLGTRGDGNADYIADLLDQGFSGVFVGDDAIPEFVRHLEHLDALVAA; translated from the coding sequence ATGAGAGTCCTCATATCCAGTGTCTCCTCGGATTCACACACCTGGAATCTCGTCTATCTCCAGCTCCTGCTGGAGGAACTCGGTCATCAGACCGTCAATCTCGGTGCCTGTGTGCCGGAATCACTGCTTGTGCAGGAAGTCCTCAGCGAGCGTCCCGACCTGGTCGTCATCAGCAGCGTCAACGGTCACGGCCACCAGCAGGGCGGCTCGTACGTCCGCGCCGTGCACCAGCACCTTCCCGGCCTTCCGGTCGTCATCGGCGGCAAGTTGGGCACTCGGGGAGACGGGAACGCCGACTACATCGCCGACCTGCTCGACCAGGGCTTCTCCGGGGTCTTCGTCGGTGACGACGCGATTCCGGAGTTCGTCCGGCACCTAGAGCACCTCGACGCCCTGGTCGCGGCGTGA
- a CDS encoding methylaspartate mutase: protein MTASPAPVAFSAYVAEHHAQGRLVVQPRMGFGTIPRMRDGLRAVAGARADTVATLTLDSYTRVGDHAAADLALRDGHDLNGYPLVLHGAADTRDMVAEAVGTRVPVQVRHGSAQPLKIFRTLLDAGLDATEGGPVSYCLPYSRVPLAKAVEAWAECCEVLAPGPGDGRPGHLESFAGCMLGQLCPPSLTVALSVLEGLFFRQHGLRSISLSYAQQVHAGQDLEAIRALRRLVGEFLPDLDTHIVVYTFMGLFPNTPEGAAAISRDSVELAMSAGAHRLIVKTAVESSRIPTVAENVEALELAAQHAARFGPQTALTARTDLGDEDSETYREARALIDAVRGLRHDIGDALVTAFRTGVLDLPYCLHPDNAGRTRTAFTPEGRLTWADTGRMPLPPRSARTDPHAGGSAELLRMLSENQRRYDLRPAPPVLR from the coding sequence GTGACGGCGTCACCGGCGCCCGTCGCCTTCTCCGCCTACGTGGCCGAGCACCACGCGCAGGGCCGGCTCGTGGTCCAGCCCCGGATGGGCTTCGGCACCATCCCCCGCATGCGTGACGGTCTGCGGGCCGTCGCCGGCGCACGGGCCGACACCGTCGCCACCCTCACCCTGGACAGCTACACCAGGGTCGGCGATCACGCGGCCGCCGACCTCGCCCTGCGCGACGGCCACGACCTGAACGGCTATCCCCTCGTCCTGCACGGGGCCGCCGACACCCGCGACATGGTCGCCGAGGCCGTCGGCACCCGCGTCCCCGTCCAGGTACGGCACGGATCCGCCCAGCCCCTGAAGATCTTCCGGACCCTGCTGGACGCGGGACTGGACGCCACCGAGGGCGGCCCCGTCTCCTACTGCCTGCCCTACAGCCGGGTTCCGCTCGCCAAGGCCGTCGAGGCCTGGGCCGAGTGCTGCGAGGTCCTCGCGCCGGGCCCCGGCGACGGCAGGCCCGGACACCTGGAGAGCTTCGCCGGCTGCATGCTGGGCCAGTTGTGCCCGCCCTCGCTGACGGTCGCGCTCAGCGTCCTGGAGGGGCTCTTCTTCCGCCAGCACGGCCTGCGCAGCATCTCGCTGAGCTACGCCCAGCAGGTGCACGCCGGACAGGACCTCGAGGCCATCCGGGCACTGCGCCGACTCGTCGGCGAGTTCCTGCCCGACCTGGACACCCACATCGTCGTCTACACGTTCATGGGTCTCTTCCCCAACACCCCCGAGGGCGCTGCGGCGATCTCCCGCGACAGCGTGGAACTGGCGATGTCGGCCGGCGCGCACCGGCTGATCGTCAAGACCGCCGTCGAATCCTCGCGCATCCCCACCGTCGCGGAGAACGTCGAGGCGCTGGAACTCGCAGCCCAGCACGCGGCCCGCTTCGGGCCGCAGACCGCTCTCACCGCCCGTACGGACCTTGGTGACGAGGACAGCGAGACCTACCGGGAGGCGCGCGCCCTGATCGATGCGGTGCGCGGACTGCGCCATGACATCGGCGACGCCCTGGTCACCGCGTTCCGTACCGGTGTGCTGGACCTGCCGTACTGCCTCCACCCGGACAACGCCGGGCGGACACGGACCGCCTTCACCCCCGAGGGGCGGCTCACCTGGGCCGACACCGGTCGGATGCCCCTGCCTCCGCGGAGCGCGCGCACGGACCCCCACGCGGGCGGATCGGCCGAGTTGCTCCGGATGCTCAGCGAGAACCAGAGGCGCTACGACCTCCGGCCCGCACCCCCCGTCCTTCGATAG
- a CDS encoding EamA family transporter, producing the protein MSAAPTGAALERKGTLQLSLAMALSGTIGVFVVESGATPFNVVFFRCVFGAVALGLYCLARGFFRDHGFTRHKVLLTCLGGVFIVFNWVLLFESYRSTSISVATVVYHTQPFYVVLLGALFFRDKLTVSKFAWLAVAFGGLVLVAGVSPADLVGGGSYLLGLGEALLAALFYALSTIFTKRVTGVRPHLVALMQVLVGIPLLLPFTRLAETAGLGAGWAWLVGLGVIHTCVMYALMYSSYQKLPTSKIAVLAFIYPAVAMFCDWAVYGHSVSLLQALGIPLIAAATLGINLGWRFGPSRPAATVPPAAPLTPVATPASTPASTPASPPLAPVAVQAAGPVPALPSRSTT; encoded by the coding sequence ATGAGCGCAGCCCCGACCGGAGCGGCCCTGGAACGCAAGGGCACTCTCCAGCTGTCCCTGGCGATGGCCCTCTCGGGCACGATCGGCGTCTTCGTGGTCGAGTCCGGGGCCACGCCGTTCAACGTGGTCTTCTTCCGCTGCGTGTTCGGCGCGGTCGCACTCGGCCTGTACTGCCTGGCCCGCGGATTCTTCCGCGACCACGGCTTCACCCGGCACAAGGTTCTCCTGACCTGCCTGGGCGGTGTGTTCATCGTCTTCAACTGGGTGCTGCTCTTCGAGTCGTACCGGTCCACATCCATCTCCGTGGCCACGGTCGTTTACCACACACAGCCGTTCTACGTGGTCCTGCTCGGCGCGCTCTTCTTCCGCGACAAGCTGACGGTTTCGAAGTTCGCCTGGCTGGCCGTCGCCTTCGGTGGACTCGTCCTGGTCGCCGGGGTGTCCCCCGCCGACCTCGTCGGAGGAGGCAGCTACCTGCTCGGACTGGGAGAGGCGCTGCTCGCGGCCCTCTTCTACGCGCTCTCCACCATCTTCACCAAGCGCGTGACGGGCGTACGGCCGCATCTGGTCGCCCTGATGCAGGTTCTCGTGGGCATCCCGCTGCTGCTTCCGTTCACGCGCCTGGCGGAGACCGCGGGTCTGGGCGCCGGCTGGGCCTGGCTCGTCGGCCTCGGGGTCATCCACACCTGTGTGATGTACGCCCTCATGTACTCCTCGTACCAGAAGCTGCCCACGTCCAAGATCGCCGTGCTGGCCTTCATCTACCCGGCGGTCGCGATGTTCTGCGACTGGGCCGTGTACGGACACAGCGTGAGCCTCCTGCAAGCCCTGGGCATTCCGCTGATCGCCGCCGCGACCCTGGGCATCAACCTCGGCTGGCGCTTCGGGCCGAGCCGCCCGGCCGCCACGGTTCCCCCGGCCGCCCCCCTCACTCCTGTCGCCACTCCTGCCTCTACTCCTGCCTCTACTCCTGCTTCTCCTCCTCTCGCCCCTGTGGCGGTCCAAGCCGCCGGTCCCGTACCGGCCCTCCCTTCCCGGAGCACCACGTGA